The Verrucomicrobium spinosum DSM 4136 = JCM 18804 DNA segment CGGACGAGGTGGATGATGCCTTTCTGCCGGGTGATGCGTCCTACGAAGAGGAGGATGGGCTTGTCGGGATCGACCCCGTGTTTGCGCAGGGTGTCGGGGGCGTGCACCTTTTGATACTCTTCCGGATCGATGCCGTTGTGGATGACGTGGATTTTTTTGGCGTCGGCGTCAAAGAAACGCAACACGTCCACCTTGGTCTCCTGGGAGACGGCGATGACGGCGTCTGCCATCTCGATGGCGGTCTTTTCCACCCAGACGCTGAAGTCGTAGCCTCCTGCGAGCTGCTCGCGCTTCCAGGGACGCAGGGGCTCCAGGGAGTGGGTGGTGAGCACCATGGGGATGCCGTAGTTGAGCTTCGCCACGATGCCGCCGAAGTGGGAGTACCAGGTGTGGAGGTGCACCAGATTGGCATCAATGTCTGAGGTGTTGAAGTCGAGTCCGCGCTGTAGGGCACCGAAGACGCTGGCCAGCGGCTTGGGGCAGGTCCACTTGCTGCTGTCCAACCCGAAGCCCCTGGCGTGCAAGCGGGGGTTGAGGTTGTCGTTCTGGTCCCCGAAGCAGCGTACCTCCACATCACAGAGGCGGGAGAGCTCGCGGGTCAAGTACTGCACGTGGATGCCAGCGCCGCCGTAGATATGCGGCGGATATTCGTTGGTCAGAAATAGAGCTTTCATGATGGAGTCGGAAAGGGGAGTGGATGCAGGATGGGTGCCGGACGGGCCAGAGACGCAGAGGGATGATGAACTCGGGCACTTCGCCAGCGGATCACAAGTGAACTTCTTGATGCAGGCGGGCGACTGTGGTCTGGCTCTGAGGGTGGGCTGCTGCGAGGGCGGCCTGGAGGGCCTCGGCCCGCTCGCGCTCACCATGCACCAGGAAGACCTGCCGCTTGGGCCCGGTCATCTTGGCAAACCAGGCAAGCAGTTCATCGTGGTCCGCGTGGCCGGAGAAGGAGTCGAGAATCTCGATGCGGGCCCGCACCTGAAACTCATCGCCCAGGATGCTAACCTTGCGGGCACCGTTGCGCAGCTTCCAGCCCAGCGTGTCCTCAGCACAATACCCGACGAACAGGATGGTGGTGGATGCGTGCTCAATGTGGGTGCGCAGGTGATGCAGGATGCGCCCAGATTCACACATGCCGGAGGCGGCGATGATGACGGCGGGCTCACGTATTTGATTCAGGGCCTTGGACTCCGTCGCCTCACGGATGAAGCGCAGGCCTTCGAAGCCGAAGGGGTTCCGTTTTTCAAACAGGAAGTTGTACACCTCCTCGTTGAAGCACTCCGGATGAAGGCGGAACACTTCCGTGGCGCTAACGGCCAGGGGGCTGTCCACAAAGGTGGGCAGGGCGGGGAAGCAGTTTTGCTCCCGCAGCTTGTTCATGGAATAGAGGAGCTGCTGGGTGCGCTCCACGGCGAAGGCGGGGATGAGCACTTTCCCATCGCGAGCCACGGTCTCATTGATGATGCGACAGATGTGTTCATCACTCGCCATCTCCATCTCGTGCGCTCGTCCCCCGTAAGTGCTCTCCATGATGACGTAGTCCACGTCCTCAGCGACCGCTGGGGGATTGAGGAGATCACTCTTCGGCCGGCCGACATCTCCGGAGAAGAGCAGGCGGGACTTTTGCCCGGTTTCCCGGTCATCGATATCCAGGATGACCTGGGCTGCTCCCAGGATGTGGCCAGCATCGATGAAGGTGAGTTTCACCCCATCGGCGATGAGCATGGGCCGCTGGTACCCGATGGTGACGAACTGCCGGAGGCACAACTCTGCATCCATCCGGTTGTACATTGGCTTCAGGGGAGCCAGGCCGCGGGGTTCGCGCTTGCGATTGAGCCAGCGTACATCTGACTCCTGGATGTGAGCGGAGTCTGGCAGCATCACCGCGCAGAGATCGCGCGTGGCATCGGTGGAAAAGATGTTTCCTCTATATCCCTGGCGGGTCAGGTTGGGGAGGTTCCCGCTGTGATCGATGTGGGCGTGGGAAAGGATCACCACATCGATTGCCTTGGGGTCGAAGGGGAAGTGCTGGTTCCGCTCAAAGGCCTCTTGACGGCGGCCTTGATAGAGACCGCAGTCCAGGAGGATGCGCTGCCCATTAACCTCGAGCAGATGCTGGGAGCCCGTCGTGGTCTCCGCCGCGCCGTGGAAGGTAATTTTCATGAATAAGGAGCCTGGACGGGCTGGATTTGGAGCAGAGAAGCGGCTGGAAGGGAGAATCGAACTCCCGACCAGGCGGGCTAGTAGGCCATCACTTGCTTGAGGTAGGCGATGCTCTTCTCAGCAATCACCTTGGGCCCCATCGAGTAGTCAAAGACCTCTGTGCTCAGCCAGCCGGTGTACCCCACCTCGCGCAGGGCGGCGATGATGGGCTCGTACTTCACCTCGCCCATTCCGGGGCCCAGGAGGTTGGGGTCATTGGTGTGGAAGTGAATGAACCAGTCCTTGCTCTGGCGGATGATGTCCGGGATGGGGGTGCTCTCATCGCTCATGGCCTTCACATCCAGATGGAGTTTGCAGCCTGGGTGATCCACGGCCTTGCAGAACTCAATGCCTTCCGCGGCGGTGTTCATGAAGTTGGTCTCCTTCCGGCCCAGCGGCTCCATGGCGAGGACGGCCCCGTTTTCCCAGGCGACTTCAGCCACACCACGGACCACGTCCACGGCGCGCTTGAAGGACTCCTGCACATCCCATTCCGGCAGGAGGTTGCGGGCCTTGGGGCTGCCCCAGACCATCACCTTGCCCCCCAGAGCGCCGCAGAAGCGGCCCAGCTGCTGGCCAAACTTGAGCACGTCCTTGCGCAGCATTGCGTCAGGCGTGGTCATGCTGAACCACGTGGGGCGGGTGAGCAGCCAGTGCAGGCCGATGATTTCCAGGCCGAAGGATTGGGCGATCTGCACCAGCCGGGTGGCATCTGCCAAGGTCAGCTCGCGAGGGTCTTCCTTCAAGGTGAATGGAGCCAGTTCCAGCCCCTGATAGCCACAGGCTGCCGCATCTTCACACACCTTTTCAAAAGGTGCATTGCCCCAGTGTTCATTGCAGATCGCAAAACGCATGGAACTGCTTCTATACGAGCGTGGGAGGGAAGGCAACTGTTCCCCATGATGAATGCGCCAAAGGTCCAGCTCACGGTGGGAGGACAGGCGGAAACTTTTGAGCAAAAAACAAGGCGGATTGGTTGACAATTCCAGACACCTGCCTAACCTCACACTCCCGCGAATAACCAATACTCATGGCAGGGTAGCTCAGCGGTAGAGCAGGGGACTCATAAGCCCTTGGTCGGGAGTTCGATTCTCCCCTCTGCCACCACTTTTTTCAGAAGTGGAGAATTGCTGCAAAGGCGATGAAGAAATCCCGTTCGGTAGATGTGGCCTGAAGGCTGAAGCCGATGCTGTCGGTGCCCCCCTCCACCTGATCATCGTCCCCGGAGGCACCCAACGTTGACTCGCTTAGGGCTCGTCCAACGTTGGGCTGTGTTACAGATGCCCGCTGGGGATCCGCTTCGAACTGAGGCGGGCATCTCCTGGTGGTTCCTTGGCACCCGCCTCAAAACGCGCGATTGGTCTGTTCTCCCTAGTGCGGCGCGTTGTGCCGGGCGATCTCGTACACACGCAGGGTGCGCTTGCTGCCGTCAGAGGAATCATACTTGCGGGTGCCATCGCGGTTCGCCTGAATGCAGAACTCGTCCTGGTCAGCCACGTCTTTGGGGAGATTGCCAGTGAGGACGACGAGGGTGCCCGTGGGCCACATGCCTGCGGCGGACATGACCACGGGTACAGCGGCTCCCGCTGCAATAGACTGGGGGTCGATCGTGGGCGGGCGTTCCGACATCTTTTCAGCCACGAGGAAGTCTTCCTCGACCGAGACGACGCGCACATTGATGATCTCGGTGTCCACCTTCATGGCCTCACGGCTGATCCAGGTCATGCCGACGGGGCGCAGCTTGGGGCGGCTCTTTTCCAGGCGGACCATTTCCGCATCGTAGAGGAGCTTGCGATCCTTTTCCGCCCGGGCGGTGGCATCGAGTGACGCAGAGTCCTGCGAAACCCGGTAGGCCTGGGCT contains these protein-coding regions:
- the glgA gene encoding glycogen synthase, yielding MKALFLTNEYPPHIYGGAGIHVQYLTRELSRLCDVEVRCFGDQNDNLNPRLHARGFGLDSSKWTCPKPLASVFGALQRGLDFNTSDIDANLVHLHTWYSHFGGIVAKLNYGIPMVLTTHSLEPLRPWKREQLAGGYDFSVWVEKTAIEMADAVIAVSQETKVDVLRFFDADAKKIHVIHNGIDPEEYQKVHAPDTLRKHGVDPDKPILLFVGRITRQKGIIHLVRAIEKMDPGFQVVLCAGAPDTPEIAAEMKHAVADAQAKRDGVIWIQAMLPVEEKIALYSHADLFCCPSIYEPFGIINLEAMACETAVVASAVGGIKEVVLPGETGILVPLLQQCESPYEAEHPAQYAKDLAEAVNRLMADQSLRDRMAKAGRQRAVEHFSWRAIAEKTLDLYQSLL
- a CDS encoding MBL fold metallo-hydrolase RNA specificity domain-containing protein; this translates as MKITFHGAAETTTGSQHLLEVNGQRILLDCGLYQGRRQEAFERNQHFPFDPKAIDVVILSHAHIDHSGNLPNLTRQGYRGNIFSTDATRDLCAVMLPDSAHIQESDVRWLNRKREPRGLAPLKPMYNRMDAELCLRQFVTIGYQRPMLIADGVKLTFIDAGHILGAAQVILDIDDRETGQKSRLLFSGDVGRPKSDLLNPPAVAEDVDYVIMESTYGGRAHEMEMASDEHICRIINETVARDGKVLIPAFAVERTQQLLYSMNKLREQNCFPALPTFVDSPLAVSATEVFRLHPECFNEEVYNFLFEKRNPFGFEGLRFIREATESKALNQIREPAVIIAASGMCESGRILHHLRTHIEHASTTILFVGYCAEDTLGWKLRNGARKVSILGDEFQVRARIEILDSFSGHADHDELLAWFAKMTGPKRQVFLVHGERERAEALQAALAAAHPQSQTTVARLHQEVHL
- a CDS encoding sugar phosphate isomerase/epimerase family protein, with the translated sequence MRFAICNEHWGNAPFEKVCEDAAACGYQGLELAPFTLKEDPRELTLADATRLVQIAQSFGLEIIGLHWLLTRPTWFSMTTPDAMLRKDVLKFGQQLGRFCGALGGKVMVWGSPKARNLLPEWDVQESFKRAVDVVRGVAEVAWENGAVLAMEPLGRKETNFMNTAAEGIEFCKAVDHPGCKLHLDVKAMSDESTPIPDIIRQSKDWFIHFHTNDPNLLGPGMGEVKYEPIIAALREVGYTGWLSTEVFDYSMGPKVIAEKSIAYLKQVMAY